The proteins below are encoded in one region of Juglans microcarpa x Juglans regia isolate MS1-56 chromosome 4D, Jm3101_v1.0, whole genome shotgun sequence:
- the LOC121259703 gene encoding serine/threonine-protein kinase CTR1, with amino-acid sequence MPHKTTYFFPRQFPDRSFEPFSSEQLLDHEQKKKVTGSACTSKETFNIESDPKSSKGGSFTIAKKDISAVSDLFTRGERFQTKKQQFAAFCDWLVERKEEQYSHVKSSSRALRLSRDEEDRELLLPHDTEPVKDRAIDRNFDRQVSLPRLSSVGSSYAGSLFSGTTTLDGNFSSNNVKDSTTTTRQEEEEEVVVVVETRGDSLARRVRESHYLQLTLARRLASQASLTCEPLLMVEGGPVLASDAETVSYRLWVSGCLSYTDKISDGFYNILGMNPYLWLMCNDVEEGRRLPPLMSLKAIDPSETSMEVVLVDRRGDSRLKELEDKAQELYCASENTLMLVEKLGKLVAIYMGGTFPVEQGDIHMRWKLVSERLREFQQCIVLPIGSLSIGLCRHRAILFKKLADYIGLPCRIARGCKYCAADHRSSCLVKVEDNKQSSREYVVDLVGQPGNVHGPDSSINGGSLCSMPSPFQSSHLKESHQPYMDSASSCQIMNSDHMRAPPINPLFSGFGEEGPQMMESSLTPVELEGNAAEGCILRSPILPFCQGNVSKSQDSVPEALLHEYSRLGEDKVVLQSICKEDIFESGNPVIGNSTNQPMISLSNQLVMKEVDSRLESRGRFPAVTIPEYLNLEPSLAMDWLEISWDELHIKERVGAGSFGTVHRAEWHGSDVAVKVLTMQDFEDDQLKEFLREVAIMKRVRHPNVVLFMGAVTKRPHLSIVTEYLPRGSLYRLIHRPASGELTDKRRRLRMALDVAKGVNYLHCLSPPIVHWDLKSPNLLVDKNWTVKVCDFGLSRFKANTFISSKSVAGTPEWMAPEFLRGEPSNEKSDVYSFGVILWELVTMQQPWSGLSPAQVVGAVAFQNRRPAIPQNVSPVLASLIESCWADDSVQRPSFATIVQSLKKLLKSPVQLIQMGGNVT; translated from the exons ATGCCTCACAAAACGACTTACTTCTTCCCCAGGCAATTCCCGGACCGGAGTTTCGAGCCGTTTTCGTCCGAGCAACTATTGGATCACGAGCAGAAGAAGAAAGTCACCGGCTCCGCATGTACAAGCAAAGAAACCTTTAACATCGAAAGCGACCCAAAGTCATCTAAGGGCGGGTCGTTCACGATCGCCAAGAAGGACATCTCAGCTGTATCCGATCTTTTCACGCGCGGCGAAAGGTTCCAAACCAAGAAGCAGCAATTTGCGGCCTTTTGTGACTGGTTGGTTGAGAGAAAGGAGGAGCAGTACTCTCATGTGAAGTCGTCGTCGAGGGCTTTGAGGTTGTCACGTGACGAGGAGGACCGAGAGCTTTTGCTTCCCCATGACACGGAGCCCGTGAAGGATCGGGCTATTGACAGGAATTTCGATCGCCAGGTCTCACTGCCGAGGCTCTCCAGTGTGGGTAGCAGCTATGCAGGGAGTTTGTTTTCCGGGACGACGACGTTGGATGGCAATTTTTCCAGCAATAACGTTAAGGACTCGACCACGACTACGAGgcaagaggaggaggaggaggtggtggtggtggtggagacaCGTGGGGATAGCTTGGCGAGGAGGGTGAGGGAGAGTCACTATCTGCAGCTTACTCTTGCTAGGAGGCTTGCTTCTCAAGCCAGTCTCACTTGTGAGCCCTTGCTTATGGTTGAGGGTGGACCGGTGCTGGCTTCGGATGCGGAAACTGTTTCATATCGTCTCTGG GTTAGTGGTTGCTTGTCTTACACTGACAAGATATCAGACGGTTTCTATAACATATTGGGAATGAATCCGTATCTGTGGCTGATGTGTAATGATGTGGAGGAAGGTAGGCGGCTGCCACCATTGATGTCGCTTAAAGCAATTGACCCCAGTGAAACTTCTATGGAGGTGGTGCTTGTTGATAGACGTGGAGACTCTCGCCTTAAGGAACTTGAAGATAAAGCTCAAGAATTGTATTGTGCTTCAGAGAATACCTTAATGTTGGTGGAGAAGCTAGGCAAACTTGTTGCTATCTACATGGG GGGCACTTTTCCAGTGGAGCAAGGAGATATCCACATGCGCTGGAAATTAGTTAGCGAGAGATTGAGGGAATTTCAGCAATGCATTGTGCTCCCTATTGGCAGTCTTTCTATCGGACTTTGCAGGCATCGTGCCATTCTTTTCAAG AAATTGGCAGACTACATAGGTTTGCCATGCCGCATAGCTCGAGGTTGCAAGTACTGTGCAGCTGATCATCGCTCTTCTTGCCTTGTCAAAGTAGAGGACAACAAACAGTCCTCAAG GGAGTATGTAGTTGATCTAGTTGGGCAACCAGGAAATGTTCATGGTCCAGATTCCTCAATCAATGGAGGATCACTTTGTTCAATGCCTTCACCATTTCAAAGTTCTCATCTAAAAGAATCCCATCAACCTTACATGGATAGTGCATCATCTTGTCAAATTATGAATTCAGATCACATGCGTGCTCCTCCCATAAATCCTCTGTTTTCAG GTTTTGGGGAAGAAGGCCCACAAATGATGGAATCATCTCTAACACCTGTTGAGTTGGAAGGGAATGCTGCTGAAGGTTGCATACTTCGGAGTCccattttaccattttgccaGGGAAATGTTTCAAAATCTCAGGATTCTGTTCCTGAGGCATTGCTACACGAATATTCCAGGCTTGGTGAAGACAAAGTGGTCCTACAATCAATTTGCAAAGAAGATATTTTTGAATCTGGAAATCCAGTCATAGGGAACAGCACCAACCAACCTATGATTAGCTTATCAAACCAGTTGGTTATGAAGGAGGTCGATAGTAGACTTGAAAGTCGAGGGAGATTCCCTGCTGTAACCATCCCAGAATACTTGAATCTCGAACCGTCTCTTGCAATGGACTGGCTTGAGATATCATGGGATGAGTTGCATATTAAGGAGCGTGTTGGCGCTG GGTCATTCGGGACCGTGCATCGTGCTGAATGGCATGGATCG GATGTAGCAGTCAAGGTTCTTACCATGCAGGATTTTGAAGATGATCAATTGAAGGAGTTTCTAAGAGAG GTGGCAATAATGAAACGTGTAAGGCATCCAAATGTGGTTCTCTTCATGGGTGCAGTGACAAAGCGTCCACATCTGTCAATAGTAACAGAATATCTGCCTAG GGGTAGTCTATACCGCCTCATACACAGGCCAGCTTCTGGTGAACTAACCGATAAAAGGAGGAGGTTGCGCATGGCATTGGATGTG GCCAAGGGGGTCAATTATCTCCATTGTCTTAGCCCTCCTATCGTGCATTGGGATCTTAAATCTCCAAATTTATTGGTGGATAAAAATTGGACAGTAAAG GTATGCGATTTTGGTTTGTCCAGATTCAAAGCGAACACTTTCATCTCATCGAAGTCTGTTGCTGGAACT CCTGAGTGGATGGCTCCAGAGTTCCTTCGTGGAGAGCCCTCGAATGAGAAGTCTGATGTTTACAGTTTTGGAGTGATCCTGTGGGAGCTTGTAACCATGCAACAACCTTGGAGTGGACTTAGCCCTGCACAG GTTGTTGGAGCTGTTGCTTTCCAAAACAGAAGGCCAGCTATCCCTCAGAATGTCTCCCCAGTGTTGGCTTCCCTAATTGAATCATGCTGGGCTGA TGATTCTGTTCAGCGCCCATCTTTTGCTACTATAGTTCAATCCCTGAAGAAGTTGCTTAAGTCTCCAGTGCAGTTAATACAGATGGGTGGGAACGTAACCTAG